In Clostridium novyi, one genomic interval encodes:
- a CDS encoding recombinase family protein — translation MKGCIDNMLYGYARCSTDNIKQDITRQTRELKSLGVEKNNIYFEYASGTKVNREQLTRLMDIVVEGDTIIATEVSRITRSSKQLCEIIEFAKDKKIKLILGNFIVDCTKELDPMTEGMLKMMGVFAELERNMISQRVKSGMANARAKGKVIGRPQTTKEDIPSNIINAIELLKNKNINKSQCARICNISRPTLDKYIKIIEG, via the coding sequence ATGAAAGGGTGTATTGATAATATGCTTTACGGATATGCAAGATGTTCAACGGATAATATTAAACAGGATATAACAAGACAGACAAGAGAATTAAAATCACTAGGCGTTGAAAAGAATAATATATATTTTGAGTATGCAAGTGGTACAAAAGTTAATAGAGAGCAATTAACAAGACTTATGGATATAGTTGTTGAAGGTGATACGATAATTGCTACTGAAGTAAGTAGAATTACACGTTCAAGTAAACAACTATGTGAGATTATAGAATTTGCAAAGGATAAAAAGATTAAATTAATATTAGGGAATTTTATAGTTGATTGTACAAAAGAATTAGATCCAATGACAGAAGGTATGTTAAAGATGATGGGTGTATTTGCAGAATTAGAAAGAAATATGATAAGTCAAAGAGTTAAAAGCGGAATGGCTAATGCAAGAGCTAAGGGGAAGGTAATAGGTAGACCACAAACAACCAAAGAAGATATTCCAAGTAATATTATTAATGCTATTGAATTATTAAAGAATAAAAATATTAATAAGAGTCAATGTGCTAGAATATGTAATATAAGTCGACCAACATTAGATAAATACATAAAAATTATAGAAGGTTAA
- a CDS encoding C2 toxin component II has product MLVSKIENSVKDSNKNYFTINGLMGYYFENDFFNLSIISPTLDGNLTFSKEDINSILGNKSIKSARWIGLIKPSITGEYVLSTNSSNCRIELNGEIFNLSLNTSNTVNLIKGNVYDIRIEQLMSENQLLKNYEGIKLYWETSDIIKEIIPSEVLLKPNYSNTNEKSKFIPNNTLFSNAKLKANANRDTDRDGIPDEWEINGYTVMNQKAVAWDDKFAANGYKKYVSNPFKPCTANDPYTDFEKVSGQIDPSVSMVARDPMISAYPIVGVQMERLVVSKSETITGDSTKSMSKSTSHSSTNINTVGAEVSGSLQLAGGIFPVFSMSASANYSHTWQNTSTVDDTTGESFSQGLSINTGESAYINPNIRYYNTGTAPVYNVTPTTTIVIDKQSVATIKGQESLIGDYLNPGGTYPIIGEPPMALNTMDQFSSRLIPINYNQLKSIDNGGTVMLSTSQFTGNFAKYNSNGNLVTDGNNWGPYLGTIKSTTASLTLSFSGQTTQVAVVAPNFSDPEDKTPKLTLEQALVKAFALEKKNGKFYFHGLEISKNEKIQVFLDSNTNNDFENQLKNTADKDIMHCIIKRNMNILVKVITFKENISSINIINDTNFGVQSMTGLSNRSKGQDGIYRAATTAFSFKSKELKYPEGRYRMRFVIQSYEPFTCNFKLFNNLIYSSSFDKGYYDEFFYFYYNGSKSFFNISCDIINSINRLSGVFLIELDKLII; this is encoded by the coding sequence ATGTTAGTTTCAAAAATTGAGAACTCCGTAAAAGATTCAAATAAAAATTATTTCACAATAAACGGTTTAATGGGGTATTATTTTGAAAATGACTTTTTTAATTTAAGTATAATATCACCAACTTTAGATGGAAATTTAACTTTTAGTAAAGAGGATATTAATTCAATCTTAGGTAATAAGAGCATTAAGTCTGCAAGATGGATTGGTTTAATAAAGCCTAGTATAACTGGAGAATATGTTTTATCAACAAATAGTTCTAATTGTAGAATTGAACTAAATGGTGAAATATTTAACCTATCTTTAAACACATCTAATACTGTTAATTTAATTAAAGGAAACGTTTATGACATCAGAATAGAACAATTAATGTCAGAGAATCAGTTATTAAAAAATTATGAAGGAATTAAGCTTTACTGGGAAACTTCGGATATTATAAAAGAAATAATTCCTTCAGAAGTATTGTTAAAACCCAATTATAGTAATACAAATGAGAAATCTAAATTTATTCCTAATAATACACTGTTCTCTAATGCTAAATTAAAGGCTAATGCAAATAGAGATACTGATAGAGATGGTATACCTGATGAATGGGAAATTAATGGATATACGGTTATGAATCAAAAAGCTGTAGCATGGGATGATAAATTTGCAGCTAATGGTTATAAAAAATATGTATCTAATCCTTTTAAACCTTGTACTGCAAATGACCCATATACAGACTTTGAAAAAGTTTCAGGACAAATAGATCCATCTGTAAGTATGGTAGCAAGAGATCCAATGATATCTGCTTATCCTATAGTTGGAGTCCAAATGGAAAGATTAGTTGTTTCTAAATCAGAAACAATTACTGGAGATTCAACTAAGAGTATGTCTAAATCAACTAGTCATAGTAGTACTAATATTAATACTGTTGGCGCAGAAGTTTCAGGTAGTTTACAACTTGCTGGAGGTATATTCCCTGTATTTAGCATGTCTGCTTCAGCAAATTATTCTCACACATGGCAAAATACAAGTACAGTTGATGATACAACTGGAGAAAGTTTCTCTCAAGGATTAAGTATAAATACTGGTGAATCCGCTTATATAAATCCTAATATTAGATATTATAATACTGGTACTGCTCCAGTGTATAATGTTACTCCCACTACTACCATAGTAATTGATAAACAATCTGTAGCCACTATTAAGGGACAAGAAAGCTTAATTGGGGACTATCTAAATCCTGGTGGAACCTATCCTATTATAGGAGAACCTCCTATGGCTTTAAATACTATGGATCAATTTAGTAGTCGTTTAATTCCGATAAATTACAATCAATTAAAAAGCATTGATAATGGTGGAACTGTAATGTTATCGACATCCCAGTTTACTGGAAACTTTGCCAAATATAATTCCAACGGTAATTTAGTAACTGATGGAAACAATTGGGGACCTTATTTAGGTACTATAAAAAGTACAACAGCTTCATTAACTTTATCTTTCTCTGGTCAAACTACTCAAGTTGCTGTTGTTGCTCCTAATTTTAGTGATCCTGAAGATAAAACTCCTAAATTAACTTTGGAACAAGCTCTAGTTAAAGCTTTCGCACTTGAAAAGAAAAATGGTAAATTTTATTTTCATGGTTTAGAAATTAGTAAAAATGAAAAAATACAAGTATTTTTAGATAGTAATACAAATAATGATTTTGAAAATCAATTAAAAAATACAGCTGATAAAGATATTATGCATTGTATAATAAAACGTAATATGAATATTTTAGTAAAAGTAATTACTTTTAAAGAAAATATATCCTCAATCAATATCATAAATGATACTAATTTTGGTGTTCAATCTATGACAGGTCTTTCTAATAGATCTAAAGGACAAGATGGTATCTATAGAGCTGCTACAACAGCTTTTTCTTTTAAATCTAAAGAACTAAAATATCCAGAAGGTCGTTATAGAATGCGTTTTGTAATTCAATCTTATGAACCGTTTACCTGTAACTTTAAACTCTTTAATAACCTAATATATTCTAGTTCATTTGATAAAGGATATTATGATGAATTTTTTTACTTTTATTATAATGGCAGTAAATCTTTTTTTAATATTTCTTGTGATATTATAAATTCTATTAATAGGCTTTCGGGGGTTTTCTTAATAGAATTAGATAAATTAATAATATAG